A stretch of Peteryoungia algae DNA encodes these proteins:
- the wrbA gene encoding NAD(P)H:quinone oxidoreductase type IV, whose product MAKVLVLYYSAYGHIETMAYAVAEGAKSAGADVTVKRVPELVPDDVAKASYYKMDQQAPIADPAELDQYDAIIVGAGTRYGTVASQMRNFWDQTGGLWAQGKLTGKLGSMFTSTATQHGGQETTIMGFIPTFLHHGMLYAGLPYAFQGQMGVEQVKGGSPYGASTITDGDGSRQPSEIELEAARYQGAHVAKLAAKLA is encoded by the coding sequence ATGGCCAAGGTACTGGTTCTCTATTATTCCGCTTACGGTCACATCGAAACCATGGCTTATGCCGTTGCCGAAGGCGCAAAGTCTGCCGGCGCCGACGTTACCGTCAAGCGCGTTCCGGAACTGGTGCCGGATGATGTCGCCAAGGCTTCATATTACAAGATGGACCAGCAAGCCCCGATCGCCGACCCGGCCGAACTCGACCAGTATGACGCGATCATTGTCGGCGCCGGCACCCGTTACGGCACGGTCGCCTCACAGATGCGCAATTTCTGGGATCAGACCGGCGGCCTCTGGGCGCAGGGCAAGCTGACCGGCAAGCTTGGCTCGATGTTCACCTCGACCGCGACCCAGCATGGCGGCCAGGAAACTACGATCATGGGGTTCATCCCGACCTTCCTGCATCACGGCATGCTCTATGCAGGCCTTCCCTACGCCTTCCAGGGCCAGATGGGCGTCGAGCAGGTCAAGGGCGGCTCTCCCTATGGCGCCTCCACGATCACCGACGGCGACGGCTCGCGCCAGCCTTCCGAGATCGAGCTGGAAGCCGCCCGCTACCAAGGCGCGCATGTGGCGAAGCTCGCTGCCAAGCTGGCCTGA
- a CDS encoding competence/damage-inducible protein A — protein sequence MTSTIQTAAMLAIGDELLSGRTKDKNIGHLADLLTVAGIDLKEVRIVADEEDAIVEALNALRSKYTYVFTSGGIGPTHDDITADAVSKAFGVPCLHDPDAMKLLGDMYAGRGLDFTEARQRMARMPEGSRHIPNPVSTAPGFIIGNVHVMAGVPQVFQAMMAHVIGTLPAGQRVLSRSIPCPFGEGDIGTALGAIQKAHPDTSIGSYPHFDGIRFSTELIVRARDQAVVDAAAADVEVMIATLRSEKDAAAKRDLGTGEVA from the coding sequence ATGACCTCCACGATCCAGACCGCAGCGATGCTCGCCATCGGCGACGAACTCCTGTCCGGCCGCACCAAGGACAAGAATATCGGCCATCTCGCCGACCTGCTCACCGTCGCCGGCATCGATCTGAAGGAAGTGCGAATCGTCGCCGACGAGGAGGATGCGATTGTCGAGGCGCTCAACGCACTCCGGTCGAAATACACATATGTCTTCACCTCGGGCGGCATCGGTCCGACGCATGACGACATCACGGCGGATGCCGTGTCCAAGGCCTTTGGCGTTCCCTGCCTGCATGATCCCGACGCAATGAAGCTGCTCGGAGACATGTATGCCGGGCGCGGGCTCGACTTCACCGAGGCCCGCCAGCGCATGGCGCGCATGCCGGAGGGCAGCCGCCATATCCCCAACCCGGTCTCGACCGCGCCCGGCTTCATCATCGGCAATGTGCATGTCATGGCCGGCGTGCCGCAGGTCTTCCAGGCGATGATGGCGCATGTGATCGGAACTCTGCCGGCCGGCCAGCGGGTTCTTTCCCGCTCCATCCCCTGCCCCTTCGGCGAAGGCGATATCGGGACGGCACTTGGCGCGATCCAGAAGGCACATCCGGACACCTCGATCGGTTCCTATCCGCATTTCGACGGCATTCGCTTCTCCACCGAGCTGATCGTCAGGGCCCGTGACCAGGCCGTGGTCGACGCGGCGGCGGCCGATGTCGAAGTGATGATTGCCACCCTGCGCTCGGAAAAGGATGCCGCCGCCAAACGCGATCTCGGCACCGGCGAAGTGGCCTGA
- the gpt gene encoding xanthine phosphoribosyltransferase → MSLPDKAFPVSWDQFHRDARALAWRLAGMGQDFRAIVCITRGGLVPAAIISRELNIRLIETVCVASYHDYVNQGEMNLLKGITAELMVNGGEGVLVVDDLTDTGKTAIEVREMMPKAHFACVYAKPKGVPTIDTFVTEVSQDTWIYFPWDMGFTYQEPIAKGSKG, encoded by the coding sequence ATGTCTCTTCCCGATAAAGCCTTCCCCGTCTCCTGGGACCAGTTTCACCGCGATGCCCGTGCGCTCGCCTGGCGCCTTGCGGGCATGGGCCAGGACTTCCGTGCCATCGTCTGCATCACCCGCGGCGGCCTCGTGCCGGCGGCGATCATCTCGCGCGAACTCAATATCCGCCTGATCGAGACGGTCTGCGTCGCCTCCTATCACGACTATGTCAACCAGGGCGAAATGAACCTCCTGAAGGGCATCACCGCAGAACTCATGGTCAATGGCGGCGAAGGCGTGCTGGTCGTCGACGACCTGACCGACACCGGCAAGACCGCAATCGAAGTGCGCGAAATGATGCCGAAGGCGCATTTTGCCTGCGTCTATGCAAAACCGAAGGGCGTTCCCACCATCGACACCTTTGTCACGGAAGTCTCCCAGGATACCTGGATCTACTTTCCCTGGGACATGGGCTTCACCTATCAGGAACCGATCGCCAAGGGCTCCAAGGGCTGA
- a CDS encoding universal stress protein has protein sequence MGYRTLLAILDTPKTTSQVTDFAVSIANQFEAHVIGAHAEAVAMVPLVAPMEIPDPATVQALQEMAHQETESVEKIFREVGTREGLSHEWRSFVTSSGFNSASLIDSARSVDLVIAAQSETGMLSETRSELESFLFESGRPVLLIPHILKSPKPIRRVLVAWNGSREAARATFDALPFLKAADMVEIFTVDASDNAGHSAPMAGAEIAASLARHGIKVTLTASEKTGLDPAIAIENRLSDSSIDLLVMGAYGNKRWWEMLFGGVTRTLLDSMTALTLLSR, from the coding sequence ATGGGCTACCGGACACTGCTCGCCATATTGGACACCCCCAAGACCACCAGCCAGGTGACGGACTTCGCCGTCTCCATCGCCAACCAGTTTGAGGCGCATGTGATCGGCGCCCATGCCGAAGCCGTCGCCATGGTGCCGCTGGTCGCGCCGATGGAGATCCCGGATCCCGCGACGGTCCAGGCCTTGCAGGAAATGGCCCATCAGGAAACGGAAAGCGTCGAGAAGATCTTTCGTGAGGTCGGCACCCGCGAGGGGCTTTCGCATGAGTGGCGCAGCTTCGTCACATCCTCCGGCTTCAATTCGGCCTCGCTGATCGACAGCGCCCGCAGCGTCGATCTCGTCATCGCCGCCCAGAGTGAAACCGGCATGCTGTCGGAGACCCGCTCGGAGCTCGAAAGCTTCCTGTTCGAAAGTGGCCGGCCGGTCCTGCTCATCCCGCATATCCTGAAATCGCCGAAGCCGATCCGCCGGGTGCTCGTCGCCTGGAACGGCTCGCGGGAAGCCGCGCGGGCGACCTTCGACGCGCTCCCCTTCCTGAAGGCGGCCGACATGGTCGAAATCTTCACCGTCGATGCGAGCGACAATGCCGGCCACAGCGCGCCGATGGCAGGGGCCGAAATTGCTGCCTCGCTTGCCCGGCACGGCATCAAGGTCACTCTGACCGCGTCGGAAAAGACGGGTCTCGATCCGGCAATCGCAATCGAGAACCGTCTGTCGGACAGTTCCATCGATCTCCTCGTCATGGGCGCCTATGGCAACAAGCGCTGGTGGGAAATGCTGTTCGGCGGCGTCACCCGCACATTGCTCGATTCGATGACGGCGCTGACGCTGCTGTCGCGCTGA